The DNA sequence GGAGGCCATCCTTTGGAGCATTGTTAGCTGGGAGAGGGAAGGACATGTTTGGGGTAGGGCATAAGAGAAACTGACTCAGCTCtcaaaaggaagaggaggaggagtggcaAGGCAGGGCTGGTGGATGGGATTGGCCCCAGGAACACAGCCCAAGCCCTAAGGCCCCCTCTTCACAGGGCCTCTTCACTCCAGGCTAGACCCAGTGGCAGGCTCCTGCTTGTCTCTCTGGGCCTGGCAGGTGAGTCAGGGGTGCGGGAATGTGGAGGGCAGAAGCCCAGCCCATATGCTGTCAGCACTCAGAGAGTGACAGCTCCCTTCCTCTATTCAGTGCCAGCTCTGCCTCTGCTCCTTAACTCACACCTCTTAGCCCAGCTTCTACCCCTTAGAAGCTGGAGTAAGCTCCCCCACTAGAATGCCTTTGAGTTCATTCCTATTCCTTTCAGGCAGGTGGGCCTTCCCTGAGGCagctctgtgaaaaaaaaaaaaacaaaacaaaacaaaaaaaaccctcagcTGGAAGCTCTCCCTCTGGGAAACCTCTGGTGAGCAGCTTCTGGCCAGAGCAGGGCTCACTGGAGGGAGTGCTAGGACAGGCTCAGTCTGAGACTGCTGCTTGCCACTTAACCGACCTTCAGCACTCAATTGCAGAGGGTCCTTTTGTCTGGCTCCAGGCTACCTTACTTCTACCTCTCCATCCCTTGGGGCAACTCCACCTCTGACCTTCAGAACCCAGGCTGTCTGGGAAGAGGCATAAGCTGACTAAGGCTGGAAGAGTTCTGTCTATGAGGAGAACCTTGGGATGCAGGGATCCTGAGCTGAGGTCCTGAGTTCCAGCTTGTGCCCCCAGATCTACTTCATCTGGGTGACACGGACCCAGCGGCAGTTCGAGTGGCTGGCTGACATCATCAGGGAGGTAGAGGAGAATGACTGCCAGGACCTGGTGTCTGTGCACATCTACATCACCCAGCTGGCTGAGAAGTTTGATCTCAGGACCACCATGTTGGTAAGGTCAGGGCCAGCCAGGCAGGCCAGGTGAGCCACCATTTGGGCTAAGAGTTGACCCTGGTGTGCCTGGCTATgacctccctccatccctccctccctagTACATCTGTGAGCGACACTTCCAGAAGGTGCTGAACCGGAGTCTGTTCACGGGCCTGCGCTCTGTCACCCACTTTGGCCGCCCCCCCTTTGAGCCTTTCTTCAACTCCCTGCAGGAGGTCCACCCACAGGTTGGTCCACCTCATATCCAGGTTGTATTCACCTTTATTGCCTGGGATCTGAGCAAAGCTCCCAAACCCCTATTGTATCAGGAAGAGAGTTGGCTATTGATGAGAATCTATCCCCTGGGATGGGATAATGGAATGGAAAAGGACAGATGTGGAGGTCACCCTAAATGCTAAAGGGAGGATTCTGGCAATAGGGACTTAACTGACTGTTAAGCCATGATTCACTGTCCTAAAGCAAGAACTCAGTAATCAAGCTAGTCCTTGGCATAACCTTAGGGATACTTTCTCCATTAATACTGAGTCAGCCTTCATCCTGGACATAGCTAATCTTTACCATGAACACTGGGCTAGCCACTGCTCTCTTAAATACTGGGCTAGACCTCAATGAGACACTGAGCTACCATTCAAGTTGAACATTAATTAACCCAGCCCTTCTTAGAAACACTGGTCTGGCACATACCCAAACCAAGCTGGATTTACAAACATTTCACCATGCATGATACAAAGTAAATCTTCATCAGGAGCACTGGAAGGGCTCTTGCTGGTCTTTAACCAAAAAAAACAGGAACTAGCCTGCACCATGAACATGAACCTAGCCATCCCACTGAACACTGATCGGGCCCTCCTTGTGAGCACTGAGCTGTTTTTGCCTCTGAACAATGTGCTAGTCTTTACCTCTTCCTTCTGAAATAGGTTCGGAAGATCGGAGTATTTAGCTGTGGTCCCCCTGGCATGACCAAGAATGTGGAAAAGGCCTGTCAGCTCATCAACAGGCAGGACCGGACTCATTTCTCCCACCATTATGAGAACTTCTAGGACCACATCCCCTGGGGCTCTGCCCACTGCCCAGCCAGACAAAGCAGAGGTTTGGGCCTGTCTGCTTCTGGATACTTCAACCCTCTCCTCATTTTGACCTCCCAACTTGGTCCAGATGGCTCAGTCATCATCACATGTGTGCTGTTTCTCTAGGCTCAGGAAGAGCCTCAGCCTGGAGAATCGGGGACACTATCTAGGAATTAGAGGTTGGGAAGTAAGGGAGCTATTGGTTTGGGGCAGTGAAGCCTCTTCTTCCAGACTaaggaaaactaaacaaaaccacAACTCAGAAGACAAGCttacaaggagagagagagagagagagagagagagcgcgagagaGCGAGCGCGCGCGAGAGTGAGAGCGGGTGGGTGTAGGGGACTATGAGTCAAAAGACGAAGTGGGGACACAGATGCTGGCATCTTACAACCCTCCCCACTCCTGACCTCCCCCTCTTCTAGGCTCCCCAATTTCAAAAGGGCTGGCAAATGCCTTGGAGCGGGTAGAGGCTGGATCCATAGcaagaaatttgaaatttacaAACTTTCCCTCAGCATCCCAGCCTAACAGCACAACTGACCTTCTctctcaagttttaaaatatgtagtgtAGTCAGACCCAGGCCTGATACCTATCTATGCAGTGCTCTTCAGCCCTCTTCTCCCAGATCCAGttgtctctgttttttaaaaataaatcacttttccACATTTAAGGTTTCTTTATTCTGCCCCAGGATAGGGTGAGGCATAGGCAGAGGAAAATACTCACCCAGCCGGCTCACCAGGCTGGTCCAGATATCTCTCTGAGCTTGCCAGTATCCACTGAATAAAGGAACCACTTACGGCCAAGTACCAGTCAGAGAAACCTATCTCAGCCCAGGGGTGCCCTTATTGGTTTGAGCTCACAGGGTGGCTGGTGTGAAGTTTCTGAAGCCTGATCAGGAGGAGCAGAGAAAGGCTGTGGGgtttctggaggaggtgggcttgGCAGAGAAGGAAGGGGGACGGGACACAATCTGACCCCATAGGAAGCCAGAGTTGGCCTGGCTTGCTCTAAAACCTCATCTTTCCCTGCTGCTCTTTGAGCAACGGATAGTGGGGCACCTGTGCCTACATGGATCTTCCAGGCAGCGAGATGACAGCTGGGAGACAGATGAACCCATCACCTAAACTCTTCAGGACTCTGTTTTCATATGCAAAATGACTGATGCTCTCCAGTCTACCTCAAGATAGGGCAGCCTTCTATGAGGGAATTTCTGAAACAATGCCCAATTTCAAGTGATTCTTTTTGTCTCCACGGATTTCCTACTTTTGACAGatcaaaagaatgagaaactCCCAAGTCCTGTGATTCACAGCGCACTGGGAGCTGCATGTTTGGGTTGTGGAAGAGGTCCTCAAATTGCCCTCCCAGGGAGCCCTTTCCTTAAGGTGTTTGTCCACCAATTTCTGTTCAGTTGTCTTGTGGAAACTGAGAGCCGGCCAGCAGTTTCGCTCTGCCCCACGGCCCAGTGGGTATTTTAAAGGTCCGGGCCCACAGGCGTTGGCAGGTTCCAGAAGTCAGCGGGGGCAGTGGCGTCGCTAGGGTAACTTGCGGGTGTGGGTGGCACCACGTCCCGGGCGGATGGTTCGAAGCACCACCACCAGGGGGCGCCCACGGCCAACCCCGCGACAAAAGCCTAGGTGGGAAGCTTCGGGCCGAGGCCCACAGGCTGCCAGGCACTGCCCTGTCAATCAGGGGCTAAGGGAGGTGCGGCCAGCCCCAGAATACTGCGGAAAGAATGCGAGGCTGGACCCCCGCAGTCCGCCCCGCCGCCTTCCCGCCTCCGCTGGCGCGCGTCTTCCGCGTGGCAGGGCCGCCCCACTCCCTCCCGCCTGGCGCGCTGCCTCTTTGTCTCTGCGCGTCTCCCCTCCTCCCAGACAAATGGCTGTTGGCAGGAAATTGGACGCGCTCTTGGAGAGCCCCGCTGGGCAGTGCGGCGAGGAGGGGGCGCCTCGTGGCCAGCGGGCCCTGGGAGCCCCAGCCCGGGTAGGGGCGGAGGGGGATGTTTTGACATCTCGTCAAAGGAAGGAACTTGATGTTTCGAAAGTGCTTTTCACAGCCGGCCTGTGTCGGCTCCAGAGCTGATTTATAAACATAATCTGTGCTCTCTTCCCGTTCCCTCCCGTCAACCCGGGGGCAGCGCCGGAGGCGCGGACGCGGCAGTGCCTGGCAGGATCGGGTTTATTTATTGCCTCTGGCCGGGAGCCGGGGCGGCCCGGGGACTGCACAGTTccctctagccctaacccttcccctcatctctccctcccacccccaggcgTCTCCTACCCAGGCGTTTGCCTTCCCCACTCCCGGCACCAGACTCTAGGCGGATCCCTCGGGTGGCTTGGGGTAGGGGGAAATGGAGGTGGAGAGAGGGTCGGCGTCCTTTTTCACGCCGCACTGACCCAGTAGGGAGAGGGTGGTGAGAAAGGTGGCTACCTCTTCCATTGGGTTGGAAAGGGGCCGGAAATGCCAATCTTAAAACTCCCCAGGAGaccagcagctctggagtctCTTTCCTCCAGAGGTTATCCTTTCTCTCCAGGGTttgctccagctccagctccagccaaCCCCTTATTCAAAGGCCCCAGTAGCCTTTCCCCTTTAGAATAAATTAAGGAACCTCCAGCGTCTACTAGATCCCAGGGCAAGGAGAAAAAAGGTTTCATGTCCCTGGGAAGAGCCACTGCCTTCAGCCAGGTGACAGGTCTGGGTCCAGGTCCATCATGGTGCCCTGGCCTCACATCTACAGAGTCCGGATGGCCACAGGGTACAGCAGGGACATATGTTCGGCCCCCTTAATGGGCAGCTTGCGGCTGGCATAGTGGTGCACGATTTCAGGGACGCTGCTGAAGGGTGGGCTGTTCTGGCCCAGCACATACTTGTGTTCCTTGGTCCGGGAGAGCTTCATGTGCATGAAGCCCTGACTGCTCCTGGGAAGGGAAAGACACCCTGGTGAGTGGGGACTCTCCTCAGTTCCCCCACCTGGCCATCCAGTAACCTTTCCCAGTCCTAATGCAAGCCAGCTGAGGGTGGGAGATGATGGGAGTCTAGAAAGCAGGGGTGTGGAGGGTTTCTTGCTGGTATGGTAAGTAGCATTAGGCACTGGATCAAGGTAACATATAAATGTTGTGTATAAAGTGAGTGTACAGGGTGTGTGCAGTGCAAAGTGGAGTGACCAGTACCCCCAGCCCTGGAATCCAAGCACCCCTGCCCTTCAGATTTTGGAACCAGGGCCAATTTAGCCTCATTCTTCCTGAGCTATATGGCATGACACCTGTGAGGGCTCCTGATGACTCATGTGGAGCCACAGATGCCCTTGGCAGGAAGGTGGGTGGACAGATGTGGTAACCAAATCTTGTTTGGGGCTCTACCTTGCAAAGACTGGGGGAGAAAGCAAGCTGATTCTGGAAGTCCCCCCCAAATCTAGGAAGGCTCAGCTGCCTCCTCCTGGGGACATCCCTTCCCCCTCTTGCTATCTGGGCCTTAGGCCAAGGCCTCAACTCATCCATCTAGCCCTTGGGCCTAGAATGACATCACCTCCAGGCTGTAGCTCTGTTCCCTTTCTTAAAGAGGAGGGGCTCCACTGACTCTCTCATCTCCCTGCACCACCCTGGAAAACAGCATTGGTGCTGGCCCTGCCCTCCAGACAGGGATGCCATTGTGCAAAACTTTAGCCAGCTCTAAATGTCCAGGTGGGCACtcttgagtttcagagagattgCAAAACCATGCCAGCAAAAATGTTTGTCTAAACTATCACAGATTTGGTCTGCTGGGCAACAGGTCTGAAGCTCACCCACAGGCAATGGAATGTTTGGGGGAGTCCTGAAGCTTGACTTGGCTGCTGCTGCCTACTCAGAGACCACTTGGGGAAAAGGACAGGGCTAAGAAGCCAGTGTAGGAAGCAGAAACATCAAGGGGACAACCTCCATCCTGAGAGGCCTTCACTCTTTGAGAGGTAAGGATTGAAAAGCATACTGCTTGCCTTCTCTGCCTGGGTGCAAAGAAGGCTCTGCCTGGACCCTTTTCACTAGGCCCACAAGTGAGAAATCAGGGAGTGGGGAgactgaagagagaaaaatagaccCCTAACTCCATCCCTGCCTCCCCTCAGTACTTGAAGCCTTAGAAGCCTGCTGGGAGAAGGCTGGGGGCCCCAGGGTGTGTGTCAGGTCATCCTGGAGCTGCAATAATGCCTGGGGTTGACTGACTGCACAAGTCCTGGAGAGGAGGAGTCCTGAGGCAAGTAGAGCCCTTGTGAATAggagagggaaggcagggagCAGTCACCCTCCCCTGTGTGCTCCATGCCAAGGTCCAGGCCTTCCTTCACCTTCTCCCAGTTTGGAAATGACCCCCTCTCCCAGTCTACTTGGGGGCCTCTCCCCAAAACTGTACATTATATTTTCTCCTCAAGGGGCAGATTTGCCAAGAAGGGCAACAAGTGGCCAGAGATCTCAGCTCTACCTGCATAACCGACCTCACAGGGAGAGGGGTGACTATGTTTTCAACCTTCCAGACAAGTCCCAAGAGTCCATTAGGACCTGGAGCATACCCAAGCCCTTGCCAGACcctcaggggtgggggtggggctggggtgggaccAGCTGAACCACAGGGCTAAGGCTAGTAGGGCTTTTTGAGGAAGCTGTTTAATTACCAGTGAAAGCCCTTCCAttagggagagaagagaaaccaTAATTGTATTTCAGAGAAGCCATTTATATGCAAACGAGGCTCTGGCAGACAGACGCTGGGGAGGCCTGACCAGCCAGGGCTGGAGCAGGAGTCCAGGAGGGCCTCTTCTCTTTACTCCCCAGTAAAAGGCAGCCCCCTACTCCTGCTTAGCTCTACTCCTTAGTTCCACTCCAGGGAGCCAGACACTGGTGTCTCTCCCTGCACTGGACAGTACAGACTGCAGGCATATGGCACTTGATGAGGGGTGGAGCCATTCAGCCcaactgtggttttttttttttgggggggagtaccagggattgaactcaggggcactcgaccactaagtcacatccccagccctattttgtattttacttagagacagggtctcattgagttgcttagcaccttgctgttctGAGGCAGTCtttgattcccctgcctcagcctctctcctGAATAGATGGGCCTATAGGTGAGCATGACCATCACCTTGATCAAGTCACAAACCTCTTGAATCTATGTGTATAAAAGAGATCTAAATGGCAAGATGGTAGTTGGTTTGGAGATGGTATACATGCTGCTTGGGTATGCTCCATaaattttaactataatttttaaagaaatataccaCCTAAAGTTATCTATATCAAAATCTTGACAAATGAATTTTTCCAAAGTGCTCCTTTGGTTTTGTAATCTGCAGACCTTTAGAATATGACAGCTTTAAGGAATCTGAGTGTTTTAAGACATTTGCAAAGGAAGAAACCAAGGCCAGGAGGTTAAGTGAtttgtctaaggtcacacagtTTTTATCAAACTCAAGAAGAGAACTCAGGTTACTTAACCATACTTTGGTACTTTTCCCACAATCTTTTAGTAAAGTTAAATAATCCTCCCCTAAATGTATAAGGTTCAGTAATTCCACATTTCCACAAATTGGATTGACTTAAAGTTGGGAGGCGTGGGGGTGGTGTTGGTGGGGGAATAATACCTGTTATCTAATGCCTCCAGAGAATGCAGTAGGAAGTGGTGTAGGTGTCTGCTGGTGAAGCAGGGAAGCCCTGGACAGCGGCCTTATGTCGGCTATAGAACTCCTGGTCACCAAGAGGAAGGTTGGCTGGTCCACCAGggaacctggaaggctgaggctgggctgTGCATATCTGCTCCTAGGGAGCATGGCTAATGGAAAGGGAGGGCCCAGCCTTTGTTAGCTCTTCCAGGACTCTGCCCCAAACATATACTTCCTCAGAGTAAACAGGAGTAGCTCTGTGTCCActgctctgccctcctcccaaGCCCCAGCCCCCCATCTTACCCTTGAGACTCCCTCAGGCAAAGCTCTTCTATCTCCTTGTCTGTGCTTCTGGAACATCTCGTACTTCCATTaacaatggtgatggtgataatttATTGAGCACCATGCTAAGTGCTtctcatatattatttcatttaatccttcccTATAAGatgaatattattattcttttttattataaggCAACTGAGGCCTGAAGAGGTTAAGGGGGCCCTAGGCCACACAGCTGGTGAATGACAGAACCCTTCTGAACTGGATGCTGCAGCTTGTTGGTTTCCTCTGAGAGAGCAGGGAATGAGTCTCAGACATGTCAGGATGCCTGCCATGGAGTCAGCAGTTGTTCAAGGGGGATAGGAACCTCTCCAGCTTTGCTGGGCATGGGGGGAGAATATTGGAGTCTCTTCCTGCCCCACGGATTGTGCCCCCACCCGCAGCATCCCCTACTCacttgagggagagagagaagtcaTTCTTGCTGGTCTCACTGTTGCGCACCAGATAGCTGGCCTCTTTGCATAGCCGGAGCAGGTTCTCGGCGTCTGTTCGGCTGATGGCCCCGTGGTACCAGCTGAggatgagagagaggaaggggggcATCCCTGCTGGGTCCCTCGCTGTCCAGGTCCACCCATTTGTGGGTGTCCCCTGCAGGGAAGCCAGTgacaggaagggaggagaggtgaGGGAGTCCCCAGCTGGACACAGACACTCACACCTGGTTTTCCAGAGGCAATGCTGGATCTGTCCACTCCCCCAGGGggctgctgggctctgggcctaGAGGCTTGGCTGACTTGGGGTTCCCTGCAGAGAGTCGGGGAGGTAGCCGCCCTTTCTCCTCCCGGCCAGGTGACAGGCAGCTCTTCTCCGTTCCTTCAAATTGGGCTGTAGGGAACACAGGGGTCATGGCCTCTGAAGACCCTAGAGGTAGTGCCCTACTGAAAAGCCACTACCCTGCCCCATTTCCTCCAGGCCTTTAAGGAGCCAAATGCATGTTCTGGAAGGGTAGTACACACTCACAGTCCTGACCAGTTTTAGGAACATCATCCTGGGCCcatcctgggtgtgtgtggggggaaggtGTAGCCTCTAGGGCCACACAGGGAGGTGATAGAGGGGAGCAACACCAGAAACCACTCAGATGCTCTCCCAGGAGCCTCTGACTGCCTTCCCCTCTTCCACCCCCCTCAGGGTGGCTTCATCGCTGataatattgtttctttcttctccttagaGTTCATTACCGTTCTCCAAATCACCCTGCCAAGCCATTTTGTAGAAATGACTTATCGATCTGAGACAATTATCCGATTCCCCTTGGTGCCATCCTGACAGGCTAATCCTGCCCAAAGCCGCCAGACagcctgccctccccaccccaaggTCGCTGCCCactggctcccctcccccacccatggAAACCCAGGGAGGTGACTCTGCCTGTCCCAGACCAGGGAAGTATGACCGCTTAGCCTGCACAAGAGAGGGCCACCCCAGTGGGTCATATGGCCATATGAACACATGCACCTGCATTTACAAAAGACCTCCAACTCTCAGGCACAAGGGTACAAACAGATGCTCAcacctgtgtgcacacacatatgtcCATACACACTCTTGGGTGCCCATTCTAGGCAAAACTAAACACAGAAGGTGAATTCAGTACCTTGCCCCCCACCCTCGTATTTAGGCTCTTTCTCCTTGTAGCACTTTTAAGCCTTTATTGTCCTTCAGTCACCAGATCCTCTGCTTTATTCAGTTAGAGCTTCCTCTGCCAGCACCTCCCCCATGCCTCATAAGGGTCTGCACTATCAGGCAAAGCTCTAACCAAAGAAGCCGACTAAAAAACAATAGATCTTTGTGGCACAGTTGGGAACATATTAGAAAGGGGTCTCCCTAAGGAGACACTTCACCACAGAtgctgagggaggagggaggaatgtgcattttatcttttccctctccctccagggCAAGAGGGATTCTTCCTGGATTCTCCACACCTTGCCCCACTTCTCAGCTCCTCCAACCCAAACCCACAGGGTCTAAGAGGTGAGGACATGTCACCCTGGCCAGAAGCCCCCACAGGACCCACCGCTGCTGTCCTCCAGGCTGGGCTcagggtggggtgaggctggacCGGAGATGTCCCTGTCCCCGTCAGGCAGGGAGGGGCTGCTGTCCAGCTGTCCCACAGGCGGAGGCCAAGGTAGGTCTTTGATGACCTTTATGTCAACTGGAGCCAGtagcagaaggaagaagagagacagacagtgacagagacagagaaagaggcagaggTTGAGACCAAAACCCAGAGCTAGGATACAGGACAGCCTAGAAAGGAGAAGGGGGAGAGCAGAGGCAAGGGCAGCttctggggagggaagaggactcACTTAGGGGCTGGACAGAACAACTACTGACCACCCTTATAGGCTGGTCTGGTCAAAGCCTGGGAGGCTTTAGTGGCAAGCAGCAGGACATAGTCTTTCTTTGCCAGCCCCATGGGCCCCATTCATTTGATCTATCTAAGCCGCCAATCCCCAAAGGgaccagaaaaggaaaaaaagtggtaTCAGGAG is a window from the Urocitellus parryii isolate mUroPar1 chromosome 6, mUroPar1.hap1, whole genome shotgun sequence genome containing:
- the Shf gene encoding SH2 domain-containing adapter protein F isoform X5 gives rise to the protein MEPYEAQKMMAEIRGSKETAPQPLPLYDTPYEPEEEGASPEGEGATWPRESRLPEDDERPPEEYDQPWEWKKERISKAFAVDIKVIKDLPWPPPVGQLDSSPSLPDGDRDISGPASPHPEPSLEDSSAQFEGTEKSCLSPGREEKGRLPPRLSAGNPKSAKPLGPEPSSPLGEWTDPALPLENQVWYHGAISRTDAENLLRLCKEASYLVRNSETSKNDFSLSLKSSQGFMHMKLSRTKEHKYVLGQNSPPFSSVPEIVHHYASRKLPIKGAEHMSLLYPVAIRTL